The following coding sequences lie in one Caretta caretta isolate rCarCar2 chromosome 28, rCarCar1.hap1, whole genome shotgun sequence genomic window:
- the LOC142070226 gene encoding maestro heat-like repeat-containing protein family member 2B gives MRETQEARNELKVAASNTLVTLARCYFSDVMVELMYHLELPEEFIFITLGNLSSAYALKCIPFVGMILNVMISMLELVEDSRMRQAFCGGKCQHFL, from the exons atgagagagactcag gaagcaagaaatgaactaaaagtggcagctagcaacaccttagtgactctggcacgctgctatttcagcgaTGTCATGGTAGAGctgatgtatcatctggagctgcctgaggagtttattttcattacgttgggcaacctgtcatccgcctatg cacttaagtgtatcccttttgtgggaatgatcctgaacgtcatgatctccatgttggagttagtcgaggacagcaggatgagacaagccttttgtggtggtaagtgccagcacttcctgtag